Genomic window (Daucus carota subsp. sativus chromosome 5, DH1 v3.0, whole genome shotgun sequence):
AAAGGCCCAGAAAAAAAGACAATTATAAGCTGAGATCTGATACTTTTAACAACCTGGATTgacataaaatgaaaataaacctAGACTAATCCTAACTAAACTTAAGTAATAGGACTTCAATTACCAACCATACTCTAAAGTCTAAAACATTCCGAGTGATAACAAGTACTAGTAATTAACAACATTTAAATTCCCTGAACCTCATCAACCTTCGGGAGCCCAATTTAGGAATAAACCAATACTCCACTATAACATAAATTTAACTCAAGTGACATAGCAAAAACACAGCATATGATAGTAAAAGAATAGCATGGTAAATAGTCATGAACAAAATCACAGTAGTTTTCCCGAGCGTTACAGAAGGAGCAAGGCGCAAGAACCCCTAGAGCCTAGGCGTGCAACTCTTATCAAAACTTACAAACAATTCAAAATTCTACAAAGTGTGATACAGCATCAGTAAAACTGCATAAATCATACTCCACTTAATAGTTTTTCCCTTACTCGAAACGCCATAACATAATAGCATCAAATTATTACTCAAAAATACGCAACTAACTTGTTAAATCTCAACCAAATCACGTTGTCAACTGAAAAAcaaaaaagccctaatttttaTAATTCAGTTGTTATTATCATTACCAAACAGAATGCGAAGCCTGTTGGCGAAATGGCCGGAGGGTTCGAGAGCGGCTTCAGCAAGGAGACTAGTTTTGATGTGATCGATACGCTCCTTGAGgcttttctgttcttcttggaGGGCGTAGTGGTCTTCTTCGAGCTCGTAAAGGCGGTACTTTTGGCCGGCGGAGCGGAGACTGAGAAGTAAAATTCCGGTCATGACGAAGAGCTGAAAGAAGCTGTCTTTTCTTTTGATGGCGTTGGCGACGAAGCCCAGTGATTTGTTTGCTTTCTCCACGCCGCCGGCGGTTGAGGGATTTGACGACGACATGCCTTCACTCTACTAGTACTTGGACCCAGATTTCGAAATATATACGTATATACTTGCTGCTCATCCCTGTACTTATAAGAGCAACCCCAATGGTGTTACTTATCTTTGACCCctagaatataataaaataatgattacctaaaatataagTAAGCAAAAACTTGTTTTACTCTAATGGTATTCCCTATAATTAtccctatatttgaaaaaaatattttattaaaacttttaCTATGGTGGGGTAGATAAAAAAAGGagggaaaataaaaaatgaaagaaaatgagagagaaagagatgagtTGGAAGAAATAGGGGCTCACTTTTCTATCCCCAAAAGAAAgggttttgttttctctcacctaaaaattTTAGGTAAGGAGAGGATGGTTGGAGTGAAGAATTTTTACTTCAACCCCTATTTTTGTCCACGTAGGCTCATTATAGGTAAGGGAGGTGttcccttggagttgctctaagtcGTTTTGGTTGTTTTTTCTTCACATTTCTGATGTTTTTAACTAccacttaaaattttatttttaaaattgttttatactATTAATTAGCAAATAATCACCTATTTCCTACCAGTATACCAAGTGTATCATCCGCAAATTTTTGGGAtcagattatttatttaaaaataaaattcaaaaaataaaataaatctgtTTCTTTTGTCAAACAATACGCAAGAAAAAGAAGCAACTCAAAATgctaaaaaaaagttataagcTCGATTGGCACACAGGTGACAGGCCGGATTCTTATATTAATGCATTCCAATACCTTTTCTCTGTCAAACATCATTAAACAAACTTGTTCTTaagtttacaaaaatatttgttaCAAAACTTAATTTTACAACAAGTTTAAATGAAATTCAGCTTATAGAAAACACCCCTACTTATTGCCAGAACTCCAAAACCTCTAATCAAAAATCTTCAAACTTCTATCAAAAATCTGAACACTTCAGGCACAACAATTGCCAGAACTCCAAAACCTAGGCTTAAAAGTCCAAGCTACCACACTTTTTATTATCTATGCTCTTCCTACTATTCCGTTCATTATCTATACCTCTGCGGCCAATTCCTAGCTTTGGCAACCCCCGGTTCAGTCCCTCCAGTAAAACACAAGCTTTACACCATTTCTTCAAGAAGAAGAGATAAAAAGATATATGATTAGCACGCCACATAAAGGTGACATCGAAATGCATCCTTTTACTAAAAGATTCACCAAACTACTTAAAAAAAGTAAAGCAGAAAAAGAACATTTGATCTGCAAAAAGATATTATTTCCTGGAATTTATACAACTTTAGACTTCATTTTTTGTCCTTCGATTAGCACGCCACATAAAGCGATAATAGAATGACATCAAAATGCATCCTTTTGCTAAAAGATTCACCAACCTACTTCAGAAAAGTAAAGCCGAAAAAAAACATTTGATCtgcaaaaagatattaattCCTGAAATTTATACAACTTTAGACTTCATTTTTTGTTCTTCTATCCCCAACTCCCCAAACCATGGTAAAATATAATCACAAGATTTAATTATGATATCAGAGTAGAAGACATTGCATCTTCTAGTATTACCTGTACTTATAAGTGTACTCTTGACGGACAGAATCTAATTCTAACAAAGATTTAACAGATGAAGCCACATGTCATAACACCGCTAACAAATTTGATTAAATGCATTAAGAAAATTGAAGCTGACCAGTGATATTATATGATGTAGATTCAATGGAATGgaacaaataaacaaaataagaatataaataaacaaattataaataaatgtagATGAGTGTATATACCCATCATTACACCATTGATATAGATGCAGGTATGAGTAGATGCAATGGAAtggaacaaataaatattacagAGCAACTCAAATgaaagtataaaatatagtaaatattaaGTGCAGTATATATCTATGCGAAACTGTCAGGCAAATTACCAGCATATTCAGTTATTCACTAACTAGGCAAATGTGAAAATTTGGTTGAGTATGTGCACTGATGAAAGAGTGAACCGAATAGATGTTCAAATAGATGAACAAATATCAGCTAATAATTGATTATACGAGTATATAACATCAATATTAAGCTAAAAGTTTGTCCTTAAAAAGTATCAACAGACAACAAAACTACCTGACTAGATATATAGCCACAGCGTTCACATGTTCCTTGCTCTGGCATTTTTGTAGAAGTAGCAATCCTAAAATCCTCGCCCGATTTAATGATGTCTAGTATGGCTCTGGGTCTGCAATAACAAGCCATTGCATAATATTTAAAGTACCAGCAGCGTTTACAGATAAAACTGAAGAAAGTACAATATAATGTAAACAATAAACAAGTAACATGAAATTGGAGAAGGTATGAAGCTATTATAAAGGTAACCTGATTCTCTCTAAATCCTTGATGAACTCTCGAGCAAAACCACGATAAGCATTTGGAGAATAAATACCTGTATATACAATGAAAACCcaaaatctagtaaataataacatGAGAATGTAGATTAAAATTTAACACGGGCACAGACATGTTCCAGTATATATTGGTATTACTGAAAACTATTATGAGAAAAGTCAGAAGTTGGAGCTATAAAATGATAAACTGATGGTAAACTAAGAGACTGACGTCACGAGAAATTGAGGACGGTtgtgtaataaaaaaaatcccgGGCACTATAATATATAGAGAACATCTACATAAACGACGATACAGCtaaagaaaatttgtgaaaaggACACAGATTCTAGATACTGTTACTCTACCAATAACCAAGTTGCATAATCCTATATTATTAAGATCCATAACTTTCTGGAAAATACATACTAAAGCTGAGCATTTGTTTACACTTACACTCTGTGGAAAAGTAGTCCAGCTTTTTGAAGTACGCATACGTGCCATCAGGTTAAAGTTTTGCAAATAATAGAAATCAATtaactattataattaaatacaataaggtttataatatagaataaaaataaacaaaaaattcgAGCTAAAATAGATTGTAATACAAACTCATTGAGAAAGGATATATAACAATCTCCTTCTCATATGTGTATTTAAAAGGCTTGCATCTAGGAATTGGTCCATCTTCACCAGTAGTTATGGATGTACACCTGCCCAGCCTACATTATAGAGGTCATAAACTAAGTCAACTATTTGACAGAAATATATGGGAAGAGAGAGCAACCAAACTTCATATGATATATTACCTTGCAATGTCACCTCGTAATATATTGAGGATAACTGTTTCTGCGATATCATCTGCATTATGTCCTGTAACTACTTTGTCGACTTTCAACAAGGCAGCACCTCGGTCCAGGGCCTTCCAGACAGAAGGAATCATACTCAATGTTATGATAGGCAAACATGCAAGATGCATATTTGTAATAACCCGGAAATTTCAGTGGAAGCATCAATGGGAAGCAATGATATTGAgcaaaaatttagaaaataaatatataaattataaagcaggctatgtgatattaattttttcaatgatagaaaaagcaaaaaatataacattcgaTTAAAGAatctaattattgatattacAAGATTATCATCATTAATTATTAAGCTGAATGTATTGCTTATTTAATTCTGAGCCTAAATTTTTTTACCACAGTAAACAAGTCAAGGTAGTATTCATGTGTATCCAGAAAGGACACGGGGCATAACCAGGAGTCTTAGCATGAGTAATTCAGgtcaatatataatttaataatcagGAAGATGGATAAGAGAGGAGAAAATGGATGCATGGAAGATATACATGGAGAATAGCactctctcttctttttttggTTACAGCAAGTTGGAGAGAGATGTTGAGCTACCAAGGTCTGAAAAAAATATGTGTACCGAGTGTGTAGACATTTCTATGAAGTGGCTACCATACCGTACCAGAGAAGGGGAATCGAGAAGTGAAACCAACATGGTTATAACGattaaactaaataaataagcAGAGCAAAAGAAAGCTTGacgattaataaaaaatattctagATTCACTCTGTCCAATTACGAAAACTCTAATTTACGGTATTCTGTGAACCTACCTTTTTAGAGCACATCTTAGTTTTCATAATTTTGACTACGAGGTTCTGTGGATGTGGGTTCAATACGATACATAGAATTGTGAGTTCTTCTGCAGTACTTATGCAAAGAATATATAGAGAGTTGTCAGTTGAGAGATGCCCTGAAAAGGAACACCAAGTGGGATCAAAGAAACTACTTGGCTGCTTTCCGTAACGGCTAAATTGTTCAGGAGATGTTTGAAACTGAAAGTATTTGTTTCACACTTAGTTCGGCATTGGTAAGTAGTGGTTTCTTTATAATCTGCCCTGGAGTATGGGCTTGCATATTTAATTTGTTGGTCCATTGTAGTGGTCGATTGGTGTTGACAATCTTAGGAAATGTTGACATGTATTATCTTCTGTTATTACTTCCCTCTTCAATCATTGATTATATAGCTTAGTTGAAAGAAAAGAAGCCAAGTACAGTATTTCCTTGTAAGGTGCTGACATAGATTATAAATGCTCTTGCATATAATAATTTCCAGATCTCAACTTCTAATCAGAGTTACATTTTCTCTCGCTCCTAAGATGAATTCATTAAGGCTGTTCATTTCTGCTACAGGAACAGGATACACAAATTCATCTtctattcatatttatattaattattactcTGCTTTCATCTTAAATCATGTTTTCTCCCTGGTAGATGAAGAAAAATGGTCAAGACTTCATCTACAGCACTTGCCACATTACACTGTAAAGCGTCTGATAGTATGATCCCTAGGAGCTTACTTTGGGATGGGAAGTAAACTTATCTCATAAATAAGAGAAATAACCACCAGTAATATATTGAATCATAATATAGTATGGCTAGGAGGGTACTAGTACGTTCCAGAAGAGAATACTTGTAGTGTCTCCTTTATGCTTTCTCACAATAAAGTATTTAGTTGTATTACTGAGGTTAAAGGTCTTCATTTCTGTGCAACCATTATTGTATCTGAAGTTCCTCTCAGACTTAGATATATGCTTGGCCAGTACAAAGTTATTCACTTGATGCGAAATAAAAGTCGCAGCAACTGCCATACACAGCTGACCAGCATGACATGCTGCTACTTGCTTCCCTATCAAACAAGTATTATCCAACTCTGGCATATTACTTTGAGATTTGAAACTTTGGTTCAGGTCATCTACCTAGCAGATAAGGAGGTCTGCAGGTTATACTTGCGAGAATCAGAGCAAGCCTCGTTTCACATATGGTGATAACTCATGGTCATGACCAGTAAACTATAAAAAAGTGGCACACTGAGATAATATTTTACATTCTCAGGACAGCAGCATTTATAAATGTCAATGCCCAGACTATAAAATAGTCATTtaacttatataaatttatcaaagattattttattaagccCGTCGCTAGCTTCAGTTCAATTCTATTTTCTATACTCCTGCTACTCATTCTCTTACATCAAAATTCTTATATCCAAGTGCATTAATATAAATTGGAATAACAGTTCCTTGGTCCACTCAAAgttgaatattatttatttgcaGCTGGTCAAAATATTGCTTGTTAGCAAAAATTAACCAGCGTTTTTTCTCACTGGTAGGCAAAAACCCTAAAGTGCTCCATTTTCGGCTGGTAGACTTAGTCCCCTCCATTCATGTTAAAATTTAGGCTTAATGCCTTCCGGAAGAATAATTTAAGCTTAATGCCTTCCGGAAAAATTTAGGTAGCATCAATCACTTGTTAGGGAACCGGACCTATATTATCTTCCGCtgtgatcttctaatttaaagATATGAAATTTAGAACTTCATAATCTCCCACCAAACTATACACGTCCCAAGTGATACATCTCGTTTGAAGGGGGGCAACTTAAGGCTTCTTACAGATTACAAATGTGTAGAAATCGCCATATCATATATaagaataatttatataatattcatcGAGTCAAATATTCTTAACAGATTATCTACTGCCATTAGTAAGATAAAATCAACATATACAAGATTAAAAGTAAAACCCTTGGTCAGAGATCACCTATGTAGTGTACTTGTGATAGGATATGACCCTGATGAGTGATGAGTGATATCAGGATATGGCACTGATGAGTGATATCACACTTTATAAAGGTCATTAATAATTAACTTGCCTAGTAGGCCACTAAGCTAGTTGTTAAACACAGAAGAGTAGAGAAACATATGTTTGTAGGGATCGGAATTCGGAAAACGATATTGCTGGTACTAGTCTGAGTGCCCTAGATTTCACTTCTTACAAGTGGAGGAAGAAATAGTTAACAAGGACTTAACAGGTGAACAGGAAAGGCACGTGAACTTGGAAGAGTAAATCACTGTATATACAAAAGTTCATAGCCCAGAACCTACATATAATTCACATTGAAGTATATTAAACTTTATGATATTCACATCATTTGTTGGATTCATCTCTTTGTTCATGAATCATTTGACTGTAAATGGAACTGTACATATTATACATACATGCctatatatttatgatctttGCATCACTCATATTTGGTAAATTCTAATTCATTCTTTTATACAATTCTATCACAAAGacaaagatatatattatttgtatatgaCAGTTCTTAATTCAATTTCATTTTTGCAAATAGTTTTGAGttttacttgctgagcattaaaATCACTCACTCTTGCTATTGCAATATTTTCAGTTGAGCTGAAGCAGGAATAACGAAAGCATTAAGGAATGAACTAGAGTTAAACCATCCCCGATGGCATACATATGGATATACGACCTGGTGGTATCTTTGGTGTTTTAAAAGTAAAGCAAAGTTTTG
Coding sequences:
- the LOC108222845 gene encoding cytoplasmic tRNA 2-thiolation protein 1, coding for MESKATAQSSGRVRNCSICNQTKAALKRPKTLEQICRECFYQVFEDEIHRVIVDNHLFKPGERIAIGASGGKDSTVLAYVMAELNRRHNYGLDLFLLSVDEGITGYRDDSLETVKRNEIQYGLPLKVVSYKDLYGWTMDEIVKMIGLKNNCTFCGVFRRQALDRGAALLKVDKVVTGHNADDIAETVILNILRGDIARLGRCTSITTGEDGPIPRCKPFKYTYEKEIVMYAYFKKLDYFSTECIYSPNAYRGFAREFIKDLERIRPRAILDIIKSGEDFRIATSTKMPEQGTCERCGYISSQKWCKACVLLEGLNRGLPKLGIGRRGIDNERNSRKSIDNKKCGSLDF
- the LOC108222056 gene encoding uncharacterized protein LOC108222056, which gives rise to MSSSNPSTAGGVEKANKSLGFVANAIKRKDSFFQLFVMTGILLLSLRSAGQKYRLYELEEDHYALQEEQKSLKERIDHIKTSLLAEAALEPSGHFANRLRILFGNDNNN